In Haloimpatiens massiliensis, the following are encoded in one genomic region:
- the trhA gene encoding PAQR family membrane homeostasis protein TrhA, translating to MVNKYYTKGEEIANAVIHGVGTLIAIAALVILIVFSAIYGDAWYVVSFTIFGSSLVLLYLFSTLYHSIQSKKAKKVLRVFDHSSIFVLIAGTYTPYTLTVLRGPLGWTIFGIQWGLAILGIVFKAIVLGKHEELEDGRLGKISTIIYIAMGWFIVISLKKLYFSISTISLVMLVAGGVTYTVGAYFYSKDNLRYAHPIWHVFVLGGSMCHFFSVLFLLPFK from the coding sequence ATGGTAAATAAATATTATACTAAGGGTGAGGAGATTGCAAATGCAGTAATACATGGAGTGGGGACACTTATAGCTATTGCAGCCCTTGTAATTCTCATTGTTTTTTCCGCTATATATGGGGATGCTTGGTATGTGGTGTCTTTCACAATATTTGGTTCTAGCCTTGTGCTTTTATATTTATTTTCAACTTTGTATCACAGTATACAGTCTAAAAAAGCAAAGAAAGTGTTGAGAGTTTTTGATCATTCGTCTATCTTTGTACTAATTGCAGGAACATATACTCCTTATACTTTAACTGTTTTAAGAGGACCTTTAGGATGGACCATATTTGGAATCCAGTGGGGACTTGCAATTTTAGGCATAGTTTTTAAAGCAATTGTTTTAGGAAAACATGAAGAACTTGAGGATGGAAGGCTTGGCAAAATTTCAACCATAATCTATATAGCTATGGGCTGGTTCATAGTTATTTCACTAAAGAAACTGTATTTTTCAATATCAACTATAAGTTTAGTTATGCTTGTAGCTGGTGGAGTTACTTATACTGTAGGTGCATATTTTTATTCTAAGGACAATCTACGTTATGCGCATCCTATTTGGCATGTTTTTGTACTTGGAGGAAGTATGTGTCATTTTTTCTCAGTGCTGTTTCTTTTGCCTTTTAAATAG
- a CDS encoding SPL family radical SAM protein — protein sequence MKSPDSWFGVKYNMNLYKGCEHRCIYCDSRSECYQIENFDDVLVKINAEEILNKELKGKKVKGIVGTGSMSDPYTPAEAKYGLTRKALSLIAFYNFSVHIVTKSNLVLRDLDILKLINRNYANVAFTITTTDDALAKKIEPLAPYPSERFEAMKELSRAGIRTGVTMMPILPFIEDNKENIESIIKNTTKYGGKYIVPWFGMTLRDRQRSYYYSKLNALFPDLKAKYENIYGNKYMCNVPNNKSLYNFFKEKCAQYGLGSQMKDAYYHEKIEQLKLF from the coding sequence ATGAAATCTCCAGATTCTTGGTTCGGAGTAAAATATAATATGAATTTATATAAAGGTTGTGAACACAGATGCATATACTGTGACTCCCGAAGTGAATGTTACCAAATAGAAAATTTTGATGACGTGCTAGTAAAAATAAACGCTGAAGAAATACTAAATAAAGAGCTTAAAGGTAAAAAAGTCAAAGGTATAGTTGGCACTGGTTCTATGAGCGATCCCTATACTCCAGCGGAAGCAAAATACGGATTAACAAGAAAAGCTTTATCTTTAATAGCATTTTATAATTTCTCCGTGCATATTGTAACTAAAAGTAATTTAGTATTAAGGGATTTAGATATATTAAAACTAATTAACAGAAACTATGCCAATGTAGCCTTTACCATTACCACTACAGATGATGCTTTAGCAAAAAAAATCGAGCCTCTAGCTCCATATCCTTCCGAAAGATTTGAAGCTATGAAAGAGCTTTCTAGGGCTGGAATACGCACAGGCGTTACAATGATGCCTATTCTTCCCTTTATTGAAGATAATAAAGAAAATATTGAAAGCATCATAAAAAATACCACCAAATATGGTGGTAAATATATAGTCCCTTGGTTTGGAATGACTCTAAGAGACAGGCAACGCAGCTACTATTACTCAAAACTAAATGCTCTATTTCCTGATTTAAAAGCTAAGTATGAAAATATTTATGGAAATAAATACATGTGCAATGTTCCCAATAATAAATCTCTATATAATTTTTTTAAAGAAAAATGTGCACAATACGGTCTGGGTAGCCAGATGAAAGATGCCTATTACCATGAAAAAATTGAGCAATTGAAGCTATTTTAG